The Desulfovibrio sp. TomC genome includes a window with the following:
- a CDS encoding selenium metabolism-associated LysR family transcriptional regulator, whose amino-acid sequence MDVRRLHAFAKVYELRSFSRAGEELLLSQPTISAHISALEDELDTQLFDRLGRTVLPTQAGDVLYRYCTTIFTQLDHAKADIMALSQRVAGELVIGGSTIPAHYIIPRLIARYAAAYPEVRLDLTGGDTSEIAQKVAEGTVHVGIIGAPAPYPELVSLPFLDDSLVLVAPTNLPPVSLDGPGWQDRLSQLPWIMREQGSGTRQTLDAALARAGIEMRMIAPVLVVHTSLAVLECVEAGLGVAAVSTLAARSYLERGGVVGLDVPGLDMRRSFYVVHHGKRYLFPALRYFLKTCGCV is encoded by the coding sequence ATGGATGTACGCAGGCTTCACGCCTTTGCCAAAGTATATGAGTTGCGCAGTTTCTCCAGGGCTGGCGAAGAGCTGTTGCTGTCCCAGCCGACCATCAGCGCGCATATCTCCGCTCTGGAAGATGAACTCGACACCCAGCTCTTCGACCGGCTCGGGCGCACGGTCCTGCCGACCCAGGCCGGGGACGTGCTGTATCGGTATTGCACCACCATTTTCACCCAGCTCGACCACGCCAAGGCCGACATCATGGCTTTGTCCCAGCGGGTGGCCGGGGAACTGGTGATCGGCGGCAGCACCATTCCCGCCCACTACATCATCCCAAGGCTCATTGCCCGGTATGCTGCCGCCTATCCCGAGGTGCGCCTTGACCTGACCGGCGGCGACACCAGCGAAATCGCCCAAAAGGTGGCCGAAGGGACCGTCCATGTGGGCATTATTGGCGCGCCCGCACCCTATCCGGAACTGGTCAGTCTGCCGTTTCTCGACGATTCCCTGGTGTTGGTAGCCCCAACCAATCTCCCGCCTGTCAGCCTGGACGGGCCTGGCTGGCAGGACCGGTTGAGTCAACTGCCCTGGATCATGCGGGAACAGGGATCGGGAACGCGGCAGACCCTGGACGCCGCCTTGGCCAGGGCCGGCATTGAAATGCGTATGATTGCCCCGGTCCTTGTTGTCCACACCTCCCTGGCCGTGCTGGAGTGCGTCGAAGCTGGCCTGGGCGTAGCCGCTGTTTCCACGCTGGCGGCCCGCTCCTATCTGGAACGGGGCGGGGTGGTTGGCCTGGATGTGCCTGGACTGGATATGCGCCGAAGTTTTTACGTGGTCCATCACGGCAAGCGCTACCTCTTTCCAGCCTTGCGCTATTTCCTCAAGACCTGCGGCTGCGTCTGA
- a CDS encoding molybdopterin-guanine dinucleotide biosynthesis protein MobB, which translates to MMRGVSVLGFKKSGKTTLCRSLLQQLVSLGHAPCALKCTHNPGIDKEDTDTDQFLAHCRTVGAIAGRESALFWNDPRKISDMLAMLDGDVLVMEGGREHAVAPRVLVLRDPAEAGELSDPALVLATFGPVRAPGLPQVASIEELAALVLERGFVLPGLDCGACERDSCAALAADIMAGRATPEDCATRHVSLAITVGGRPLTLNPFVERILASGIRGLASQLKGFGPGPIDIHID; encoded by the coding sequence ATGATGCGAGGCGTTTCGGTCCTTGGTTTCAAGAAGTCCGGGAAGACCACGCTGTGCCGGTCCCTGCTGCAACAGCTGGTGTCCCTTGGCCATGCGCCCTGTGCCCTCAAGTGCACCCACAATCCCGGCATCGATAAGGAAGATACCGACACCGACCAGTTTTTGGCCCATTGCCGGACGGTCGGGGCCATTGCCGGCCGGGAGAGCGCGCTTTTCTGGAACGATCCGCGCAAAATTTCCGATATGCTGGCCATGCTCGATGGCGACGTGCTGGTCATGGAAGGCGGGCGGGAACATGCGGTTGCCCCCCGGGTGCTGGTGCTGCGCGATCCGGCCGAGGCCGGCGAGCTGTCCGACCCCGCGCTGGTGCTGGCCACCTTCGGTCCGGTGCGCGCCCCGGGGCTGCCCCAGGTCGCATCCATTGAAGAACTGGCTGCCCTGGTTCTGGAGCGGGGCTTCGTGCTGCCGGGCCTGGACTGCGGGGCTTGTGAGCGCGACAGTTGCGCTGCCCTTGCGGCCGACATCATGGCCGGTCGGGCCACGCCCGAGGACTGCGCCACCCGCCACGTGTCGCTGGCCATCACCGTGGGCGGCCGGCCGCTGACGCTCAATCCTTTTGTCGAGCGCATCCTGGCCTCGGGCATCCGGGGGCTGGCGTCCCAACTCAAGGGCTTCGGCCCGGGGCCCATCGACATCCACATCG
- a CDS encoding flagellin N-terminal helical domain-containing protein codes for MSLVINHNMMAMNASRNLSNSYGQLATSTSRLSSGLRINTAADDAAGLAIRELMRSDIASINQGVRNANDAISMIQTADGALQVVDEKLIRMKELAEQASTGTYTSDQRLIIDSEYQAMASEITRIANATDFNGIYLLNGNLSGSTHSGAGLNATGKLKVHFGSGNNSAEDYYYVQIGTSTASALGVGIGASSSAKGRSISTQELAQKSLDAIKSAIVSKDKIRANLGALQNRLENTISNLQIQGENLQAAESQISDVDVATEMTQFVREQILTQSAIAMLSQANSLPKMAMQLIGG; via the coding sequence ATGTCACTCGTTATCAATCACAATATGATGGCCATGAATGCGTCGCGCAACCTTTCAAACTCTTACGGCCAGCTCGCTACTTCGACGTCCCGACTGTCTTCCGGTCTTCGTATCAATACCGCTGCTGACGACGCGGCCGGTTTGGCCATTCGCGAACTCATGCGCTCCGATATTGCCTCCATCAACCAAGGTGTCCGCAACGCCAACGACGCCATTTCGATGATTCAGACCGCAGACGGCGCGCTTCAGGTCGTCGACGAAAAGCTCATCCGCATGAAGGAACTGGCCGAACAGGCTTCCACCGGTACCTACACCTCGGATCAGCGTCTGATCATCGACTCGGAATACCAGGCCATGGCTTCGGAAATTACCCGAATCGCCAATGCCACGGATTTCAACGGCATCTACCTGCTCAACGGCAACCTTTCCGGGAGCACCCACAGCGGCGCCGGTCTGAACGCCACAGGCAAGCTCAAGGTGCATTTCGGTTCCGGCAACAACTCGGCCGAAGACTACTACTACGTCCAGATCGGCACCTCCACTGCTTCGGCCCTTGGTGTTGGCATCGGCGCGAGCAGCTCGGCGAAGGGACGCAGCATTTCCACCCAGGAACTGGCTCAGAAGTCCCTGGACGCGATCAAGAGCGCCATTGTCTCCAAGGATAAGATCCGCGCCAACCTGGGTGCTCTGCAGAACCGGCTGGAAAACACCATCTCCAACCTGCAGATCCAGGGTGAAAACCTGCAGGCCGCTGAATCGCAGATCTCGGACGTGGATGTGGCCACGGAAATGACCCAGTTCGTCCGTGAACAGATCCTGACCCAGTCCGCCATTGCCATGCTCTCCCAGGCCAACTCCCTGCCCAAGATGGCTATGCAGCTGATCGGCGGTTAA
- a CDS encoding substrate-binding domain-containing protein yields MRSKLIGRLLLALALTMLVAGQALAAGETLMMATTTSTDDTGLLPVLGEAFKKDTGIELKWVAVGTGKALEHGKNCDVDVLLVHAPAAEKKFVEEGHGTKRTEVMYNDFVLVGPAADPAKIKGKTAGEALAAIAAAKAPFISRGDDSGTHKMEQSLWKGASMSLPDKESWYVSAGQGMMATLNMAGERKGYTLVDRGTYIAYEDLAKGKPALVVLVEGDKPLLNQYSVIPVNPAQCPKVKIKDAETFNNWLASAKGQKVVGDFALKGKKLFTPNAAK; encoded by the coding sequence ATGCGTTCAAAACTTATCGGCCGGTTGCTGCTGGCCCTGGCCCTGACCATGCTGGTGGCCGGACAGGCCTTGGCTGCCGGCGAGACGTTGATGATGGCCACCACCACAAGCACGGATGATACCGGCTTGTTGCCGGTGCTGGGCGAGGCCTTCAAAAAGGACACCGGCATCGAGCTCAAATGGGTGGCCGTGGGCACAGGCAAGGCCCTGGAACACGGCAAGAACTGCGACGTGGATGTGCTTCTGGTCCATGCTCCCGCAGCGGAGAAAAAGTTCGTGGAAGAGGGCCACGGCACCAAGCGCACCGAAGTCATGTATAATGACTTCGTCCTTGTCGGCCCGGCTGCCGACCCGGCCAAGATCAAGGGCAAAACGGCCGGCGAAGCCCTGGCCGCCATTGCTGCCGCCAAAGCGCCTTTCATCAGCCGCGGCGACGATTCCGGAACCCACAAGATGGAACAATCCCTGTGGAAGGGTGCTTCGATGTCCCTGCCGGACAAGGAAAGCTGGTATGTGTCGGCCGGGCAAGGCATGATGGCCACGCTCAACATGGCCGGCGAACGCAAGGGCTACACCCTGGTGGACCGGGGAACCTACATTGCGTATGAAGATCTGGCCAAGGGCAAACCGGCGCTGGTGGTGTTGGTTGAAGGCGACAAGCCGTTGCTCAACCAGTACAGCGTCATTCCGGTCAATCCGGCCCAGTGCCCCAAGGTCAAGATCAAGGACGCCGAAACGTTCAACAACTGGCTGGCCTCGGCCAAGGGCCAGAAGGTCGTGGGCGATTTCGCGCTGAAGGGCAAGAAGCTCTTTACCCCCAACGCCGCGAAGTAA
- a CDS encoding energy-coupling factor ABC transporter ATP-binding protein, with the protein MSALYELDGVVQRYGEREVLRIRDLSIAEGVILGLAGPNGGGKSTLLRLLAFLEFPAEGLIRYQGEPTVGREYVLRGEVTCFPQEPYLLKRSVRANVGYGLSVRGETDVRARVDAALALVGLDPGRFAGRMWHQLSGGEVKRVALAARLALHPRVLLLDEPTANLDRDSAELVRRAVVAAREEHGTTLVISGHDHTWLRAICDDILWLRDGGIAQPILEGGHPRSPQFTDESQCRDSNRSES; encoded by the coding sequence ATGAGCGCCCTCTACGAGCTTGACGGCGTGGTGCAGCGCTACGGCGAACGCGAGGTGTTGCGCATACGCGACCTGAGCATTGCCGAGGGCGTCATCCTGGGGTTGGCCGGACCCAACGGCGGCGGCAAATCCACCTTGCTTCGCCTGTTGGCTTTTCTTGAATTTCCGGCCGAAGGCCTGATTCGCTACCAGGGAGAGCCGACGGTTGGCCGGGAATACGTCCTGCGCGGCGAGGTGACCTGCTTTCCCCAGGAGCCGTATCTGCTCAAGCGGTCGGTGCGGGCCAACGTGGGCTACGGGCTTTCGGTACGGGGCGAAACCGACGTGCGCGCCCGGGTGGACGCGGCCCTGGCTCTGGTCGGGCTTGACCCCGGACGCTTTGCCGGGCGCATGTGGCATCAGCTGTCCGGCGGCGAGGTCAAGCGCGTGGCCCTGGCGGCCCGTCTGGCCCTGCATCCCCGGGTGCTGTTGCTTGACGAACCCACGGCCAATCTCGACCGCGACAGCGCCGAACTGGTCCGCCGGGCCGTGGTCGCCGCCCGGGAAGAGCACGGCACGACCCTGGTGATAAGCGGCCACGACCATACCTGGTTGCGGGCCATCTGCGACGACATCCTCTGGCTGCGCGACGGCGGCATTGCCCAGCCGATCCTGGAGGGCGGACACCCCCGGTCGCCCCAGTTCACCGACGAATCCCAGTGTAGAGACAGCAACAGGAGCGAGTCATGA
- a CDS encoding ABC transporter permease: protein MNYILDGLQQALGLLFGGDPETFSAVWTTLIVTLEAMAATLILGAPAGFFLGYTDFPGKRTIRLVVETFLSFPTVVIGLVVYAFISRRGPLGELGLLFTVSGMAIGLTILGLPIVIALTAQAVENLDSRLRPTLLTLGAGPRQVFFATLGEARFGLLLAATAAFGRIFSEIGISMMLGGNIKWSTRTITTAIALETGKGEFATGIALGIVLMLIAFAVNLAASAFRRRAVA from the coding sequence ATGAACTATATTCTGGATGGACTGCAACAGGCGCTTGGGCTGCTTTTCGGAGGCGATCCGGAAACCTTTTCCGCAGTCTGGACCACCCTGATTGTAACGCTTGAAGCCATGGCCGCCACCTTGATCCTGGGCGCGCCGGCCGGCTTTTTCCTCGGCTATACGGATTTTCCCGGCAAGCGGACCATCCGTCTGGTTGTCGAAACCTTTCTTTCCTTCCCCACCGTGGTCATCGGGCTTGTGGTCTATGCCTTCATTTCCAGGCGCGGGCCTCTGGGTGAACTCGGACTGCTCTTTACCGTCTCGGGCATGGCTATCGGCCTGACCATCCTCGGGTTGCCCATCGTCATCGCCCTGACCGCCCAGGCCGTGGAGAATCTGGACAGCCGGCTGCGTCCGACGCTCCTCACCCTGGGGGCCGGGCCGCGGCAGGTCTTTTTCGCCACCCTCGGCGAGGCCCGGTTCGGCCTGCTCCTGGCAGCCACGGCCGCCTTTGGCCGCATCTTTTCCGAAATCGGGATCTCCATGATGCTTGGCGGCAACATCAAGTGGTCCACCCGGACCATTACCACGGCCATTGCCCTGGAAACGGGCAAGGGCGAGTTCGCAACCGGCATCGCCCTTGGGATCGTGCTTATGCTTATCGCCTTTGCCGTCAATCTGGCGGCTTCGGCCTTTCGCCGGCGGGCCGTGGCATGA